TGAGGCCAAAGAAATTCGCCAACGCGCTTACCGCGAAGTCGTTGAAGGCGTCAACCTGGCATGGAATGCCTATGAAATGCTGACACCACAAAAAGACTACATCCGTGAACATGTGAAAGCGGCGAAGGACACACAAGTGGCTTACACCCAACAGTTCAATCTGGGTCAGCGCACCTTACTCGACTTGCTGGATACCGAAAACGAACTCTTTGAAGCCCGTAAAGACTATCTGCAGGCTGAGTTCGATGAGATTGTCGCCAAGTATCGGGTACTGAATGCCACCGGTCGCCTGTTGGATTCACTGAAGGTAACCAGACCCACGGTATGGCAGGGAGAGCGTGAATATGAAGGGGGAGTAAAACCATGAGAATGACTTTATTGATGTTGGCTCTGCTGAGCCTTGGCGCTTGTTCTATGCGCGATACCGTGAGTATGGATCAGCCTACAACACAGGTATTTGATCTGAACGATCCAGACCGTGACGGCGTAATCGAAGCCCGTGAACGTTGTGCTGGCACCGTAAAGGGTGCCGCTATCGACAACTACGGCTGCGGTGATATCAAAACCATCAACGAACGTCGTGAGCTCAAGGTATTGTTCCCCAACGACTCATCCTACCTTGCCCCACAATACTTCGGCCAAATTGAAGAGCTGGCGTCGTTCATGCGTCAGTTTCCCAATACTAAAGTGACCATTGAAGGTCACTGCAGCCGAACCGGCGGCTACGACTACAACATGGAGCT
This portion of the Shewanella amazonensis SB2B genome encodes:
- a CDS encoding OmpA family protein; the encoded protein is MRMTLLMLALLSLGACSMRDTVSMDQPTTQVFDLNDPDRDGVIEARERCAGTVKGAAIDNYGCGDIKTINERRELKVLFPNDSSYLAPQYFGQIEELASFMRQFPNTKVTIEGHCSRTGGYDYNMELSQRRANAVTEVLTQQYGIESSRLKAVGFGYNSPVDPSDTPEAHDKNRRVIAEIVGDDTTADMKWNIYTVDQEVK